A stretch of the Psychroserpens sp. Hel_I_66 genome encodes the following:
- a CDS encoding 3D domain-containing protein — translation MNSKLVIVLAFLTLFNCKEREENAYEWKTIRVTASAYNSLAYQTSSNPHITAFGDSLKPGLRYIAVSRDLLRNGLDHNTLVKIEGLEGTYLVKDKMNSRFKNKIDLYMGTDVKAAKKWGRRKVNISYRVEIEKDSI, via the coding sequence ATGAATTCAAAACTCGTCATCGTTCTCGCTTTTTTAACTTTGTTTAATTGCAAGGAAAGAGAAGAGAATGCTTACGAGTGGAAAACGATTAGGGTGACTGCAAGTGCTTATAATTCTTTAGCGTATCAAACGAGTTCTAATCCGCATATTACAGCTTTTGGAGATAGTTTAAAACCTGGTTTACGCTATATCGCTGTTTCTAGGGATCTATTAAGAAATGGTTTGGACCATAATACTTTGGTGAAAATAGAAGGATTGGAAGGTACGTATTTGGTAAAGGATAAAATGAATAGTCGGTTTAAAAATAAAATCGATTTATATATGGGAACTGATGTTAAAGCTGCGAAGAAATGGGGCAGGCGCAAAGTTAACATCAGTTATAGAGTTGAGATTGAAAAGGATTCTATTTGA
- a CDS encoding tetratricopeptide repeat protein produces MKNLLFIITILSIPIGIIFNLFDIVGGNIFLALGFLGVFVFYLIRVIKDFYSIAYKKIIVLKVMIILMSFCLFTKYLYHLFGDYPSLIIVPVFLLSSIIYLLTERRKQTKLSLVTILYLLLSIPLFGFEFNNSPRHYIPQSWYDRYGETSHYIVSFDFKFDYPETKLLNEKAFDLKEKQLYYDAIEVYEEARKLEPKNLSLLFELSEAYARTNELEIAVELLDKAIIVDSSYSEFYNNRGLLFYKLKKDEKAIIDYEKAIELDPNQPVYHANLALVYFYQDTFDKACEEIQIAESRGFNLSDSKILREFKDEQCN; encoded by the coding sequence ATGAAAAATCTTCTTTTTATAATAACTATTCTTTCAATCCCAATCGGAATTATCTTCAACCTTTTTGATATAGTCGGAGGTAATATTTTTTTAGCATTAGGTTTTTTAGGTGTTTTTGTATTCTATCTAATAAGAGTTATTAAAGACTTTTATTCTATTGCATATAAGAAAATTATAGTTTTAAAAGTTATGATAATCTTAATGTCATTCTGCCTATTTACAAAATATTTATATCATCTCTTTGGAGATTATCCAAGTTTAATAATAGTCCCAGTTTTTTTACTTTCTTCAATAATATACTTATTGACAGAAAGGAGGAAACAAACTAAATTGTCTTTAGTTACTATATTATATCTCTTATTGTCCATACCTTTATTTGGATTTGAATTTAACAATTCACCTAGGCATTATATACCTCAATCTTGGTATGACAGATATGGTGAAACTTCTCATTATATCGTGTCTTTTGATTTCAAATTTGACTATCCAGAAACAAAACTCTTAAATGAGAAAGCCTTTGATTTAAAAGAAAAACAACTTTACTATGATGCCATCGAAGTGTATGAAGAAGCAAGAAAATTAGAACCGAAAAATCTAAGTTTGTTATTTGAATTGTCTGAAGCATATGCTAGGACAAATGAATTAGAAATTGCAGTAGAACTTCTTGATAAAGCTATAATTGTAGATAGTAGTTATTCTGAATTCTATAATAATAGAGGGTTACTTTTTTATAAATTAAAAAAGGATGAAAAAGCGATTATTGATTATGAAAAAGCCATTGAATTAGATCCAAATCAACCAGTTTATCACGCTAATCTGGCTTTAGTTTATTTTTACCAAGACACATTCGATAAGGCTTGTGAGGAAATTCAAATAGCAGAATCACGAGGATTTAACCTCAGTGACTCTAAAATTCTACGAGAATTTAAGGATGAACAGTGTAATTAA
- a CDS encoding thiamine pyrophosphate-dependent enzyme: MLTSPKSLITYDKKNLDKTILLTLYKNMLKPRMIEEKMLILLRQGKVSKWFSGIGQEAISVGVTMAMEKEEYILPMHRNLGVFTTREIPLNRLFSQWQGKANGFTKGRDRSFHFGTQEFNLVGMISHLGPQLGVADGIALASLIKNKKQVTAVFTGEGGTSEGDFHEALNVASVWQLPVLFCIENNGYGLSTPTSEQYNCKDLADRGKGYGMESFIIDGNNIIEVYTTIQKLAESIRKRPRPILIEFKTFRMRGHEEASGTKYVPEDLMIEWAKKDPVVNFRAYLMELNLLTEKEDNVLRGSILDEINENLQIAYDEDEIVPNMSSELSDIYKLFEFKESIPSSKTEEIRLIDAISQGLKQSMEKHDDLVIMGQDIAEYGGVFKITEGFVEAFGKERVRNTPICESAIIETAMGLSIAGMKSVVEMQFADFVTSGFNPVVNYLAKSHYRWSQEADVVVRMPCGGGVAAGPFHSQTNEAWFTKTPGLKVVYPAFPYDAKGLLATAIEDPNPVLFFEHKALYRSIRQEVPINYYTLPLGKASLLKEGNDVTIVTYGAGVHWALETLENNPQISADLIDLRSLQPLDTEAIYASVKKTNRAIILQEDSLFGGIASDISSLIMEYCFEQLDAPVKRVASMETPIPFIGQLEEQYMAKGRFEEALLEVLRY, encoded by the coding sequence ATGTTGACCTCACCTAAGAGTCTAATCACCTACGACAAAAAAAATCTAGATAAAACTATTCTCTTAACGCTCTACAAGAACATGCTTAAACCTCGCATGATAGAAGAGAAAATGCTCATTCTATTACGTCAAGGCAAAGTGTCGAAATGGTTTTCTGGGATTGGTCAAGAGGCCATTTCGGTTGGAGTGACCATGGCCATGGAAAAAGAAGAATATATCTTACCAATGCATCGCAATCTTGGTGTATTTACAACTAGAGAAATTCCTTTAAATCGCTTATTTAGCCAATGGCAAGGTAAGGCAAATGGGTTCACCAAAGGGCGCGATCGTTCATTTCACTTTGGTACGCAAGAGTTTAATTTGGTTGGGATGATTTCACATTTGGGTCCACAATTGGGAGTTGCAGATGGCATTGCCTTGGCAAGTCTTATAAAAAATAAAAAGCAAGTCACAGCGGTGTTTACAGGAGAAGGAGGAACAAGTGAAGGTGATTTTCACGAAGCTTTAAACGTAGCTTCAGTTTGGCAATTACCAGTCTTGTTTTGTATTGAGAATAATGGTTATGGTTTGTCAACACCAACAAGTGAGCAGTACAATTGCAAGGATTTAGCAGATCGTGGCAAAGGTTACGGAATGGAATCTTTTATTATCGATGGAAATAACATAATCGAAGTTTATACTACAATTCAAAAATTGGCTGAAAGCATTCGCAAGCGTCCAAGACCTATTTTGATCGAGTTTAAAACCTTTAGAATGAGGGGTCATGAAGAAGCGAGCGGTACAAAATATGTGCCAGAAGACTTAATGATTGAGTGGGCAAAAAAGGATCCTGTTGTTAATTTTAGAGCCTATTTGATGGAGCTAAATTTGCTTACAGAAAAAGAGGATAATGTTTTAAGAGGCTCAATATTAGATGAAATCAACGAAAATTTACAAATCGCTTATGATGAGGACGAGATTGTACCAAATATGTCTTCGGAATTAAGTGATATCTATAAACTATTTGAGTTTAAAGAGAGTATTCCAAGTTCTAAAACTGAAGAGATAAGACTAATTGATGCCATTTCACAAGGACTGAAACAATCAATGGAAAAACATGATGACCTAGTCATTATGGGACAAGATATTGCAGAATATGGAGGTGTTTTTAAAATAACCGAAGGTTTTGTTGAAGCTTTCGGGAAAGAACGAGTACGTAACACACCAATTTGTGAATCTGCAATTATAGAAACTGCTATGGGATTATCTATTGCAGGAATGAAATCTGTAGTAGAAATGCAGTTTGCAGATTTTGTAACCTCCGGATTTAATCCTGTTGTAAATTATCTTGCCAAATCCCATTATCGTTGGAGTCAAGAAGCAGATGTGGTAGTAAGGATGCCATGTGGTGGAGGCGTTGCTGCAGGACCATTTCATTCACAAACAAATGAAGCTTGGTTTACAAAAACACCAGGTTTAAAAGTGGTTTATCCAGCATTTCCTTATGATGCAAAAGGTTTATTGGCAACAGCTATTGAAGATCCAAATCCTGTATTGTTTTTTGAACATAAAGCATTGTACCGAAGTATTCGTCAAGAAGTACCTATTAATTATTATACACTTCCTTTAGGAAAAGCCTCATTACTTAAAGAAGGAAATGATGTAACTATCGTAACTTATGGAGCAGGAGTACATTGGGCTTTGGAAACTCTAGAGAATAACCCACAAATTAGTGCAGATCTTATTGATTTAAGAAGTTTACAACCTTTAGATACCGAAGCAATTTATGCATCGGTCAAAAAAACAAATAGAGCAATAATTTTACAAGAAGACTCACTTTTTGGAGGCATTGCCAGTGATATTTCCTCGTTAATTATGGAATATTGTTTTGAGCAGTTAGATGCACCTGTAAAACGTGTTGCCAGTATGGAAACACCTATCCCTTTTATTGGGCAATTGGAAGAGCAATATATGGCAAAAGGCAGGTTTGAGGAAGCTTTATTGGAGGTTTTAAGGTATTAG
- a CDS encoding isopenicillin N synthase family dioxygenase — protein sequence MNRIPSVNLQDFLSEDSNRKQKFIDEIGKAYEEIGFVALKGHFLDDQLVDNLYSEVKNFFSLPVETKRKYEIEGIGGQRGYISFGKESAKGKKEGDLKEFWHFGQYVEDDPERAKEYPKNVQVEELPEFNKIGKETYQMLEKTAKYVLRALALYLNLDETYFDNYIHNGNSILRPIHYPPIIQEPENAVRAAAHGDINLITLLMGAQGRGLQVQNHNGEWIDAMAEPDELMINVGDMLSRHTNNKLKSTIHRVVNPPRELWGTSRYSIPFFMHPISEMKLDVLESCIDEENPKLYDDITAGEFLNERLIELGLKK from the coding sequence ATGAATAGAATACCAAGTGTTAATCTTCAGGATTTTCTTTCTGAAGACTCAAATAGAAAACAAAAATTTATTGACGAAATAGGTAAAGCATACGAAGAAATAGGATTTGTAGCGTTAAAAGGCCATTTTTTGGATGATCAACTTGTCGATAATTTATATAGCGAAGTAAAAAACTTTTTTAGCCTACCGGTAGAAACCAAAAGAAAATATGAAATAGAAGGTATTGGTGGTCAACGTGGTTATATTTCCTTCGGAAAAGAAAGTGCGAAAGGAAAAAAAGAAGGCGATTTAAAAGAATTTTGGCACTTTGGACAATATGTTGAAGATGATCCAGAGCGCGCCAAGGAATATCCTAAAAATGTACAGGTTGAAGAACTACCTGAGTTTAACAAAATTGGCAAGGAAACATACCAAATGCTTGAAAAAACTGCAAAATATGTTTTAAGGGCTTTAGCATTATATCTAAATTTAGATGAAACGTACTTTGATAATTACATCCATAATGGAAATTCAATTTTGAGACCTATCCACTATCCTCCTATCATTCAAGAACCTGAAAACGCGGTTCGTGCTGCTGCTCATGGTGATATCAATTTAATTACATTATTGATGGGAGCTCAAGGTCGTGGGTTACAAGTTCAAAATCATAATGGAGAATGGATTGATGCCATGGCAGAGCCTGATGAACTTATGATCAATGTTGGTGATATGTTATCGAGACATACAAACAACAAATTGAAATCTACAATTCACAGAGTTGTAAATCCGCCAAGAGAGCTTTGGGGAACTTCACGTTATTCAATTCCGTTTTTTATGCACCCAATAAGTGAAATGAAATTGGATGTTTTAGAAAGTTGTATTGATGAAGAAAATCCTAAACTATATGACGATATTACAGCTGGGGAGTTTTT